Proteins co-encoded in one Paracrocinitomix mangrovi genomic window:
- a CDS encoding YceI family protein, translated as METLTKTSWKIDPTHSEIGFKVKHMMISTVKGHFDNFDATVESSNEDFSDAKVNVSIDVNSISTKNADRDGHLKSDDFFNAAEFPNITFKSTSFDGEKMTGELSIRDITKEVVLDVDFNGAAVDPYGQTKAGFEISGEINRKDFGLSWSAVTEAGNIVVSDKVKLVIDAQFIKQGE; from the coding sequence ATGGAAACTTTAACAAAAACTAGCTGGAAAATAGATCCTACTCACTCTGAAATAGGATTCAAAGTAAAACACATGATGATCTCAACTGTAAAAGGTCATTTTGATAACTTTGACGCAACTGTGGAATCATCAAATGAAGATTTTTCTGATGCAAAAGTGAATGTGAGTATTGATGTAAATTCAATCAGTACAAAAAATGCTGATAGAGACGGTCATTTAAAGTCTGATGATTTCTTTAATGCAGCAGAATTTCCAAACATTACATTTAAATCTACCTCATTTGATGGAGAGAAAATGACTGGTGAATTATCAATTAGAGACATCACTAAAGAAGTTGTTTTAGACGTAGATTTTAACGGAGCGGCAGTAGATCCTTATGGACAAACTAAAGCCGGTTTTGAAATTTCAGGAGAAATCAACAGAAAAGACTTCGGATTGAGCTGGAGTGCAGTAACAGAAGCAGGAAATATTGTTGTATCTGATAAAGTTAAATTGGTTATAGACGCACAATTTATTAAGCAAGGAGAATAA
- a CDS encoding PhoX family protein has protein sequence MGKVKFILAYVMMLSVNQLYSQLNLGCDPADSLHFSCFPGLFSENQGNEMVIPTTHAFQFIAQDNDPLLNGTQVMGSYFDFTCFVPINGSSTHGYLTVNHETTTGKMSVLEIELDSIDNQWDILYGQLVDFTNSGISGTSRPCSGTLSPWGTVFFGEEVSNSTTDNNGDGYLDYGWIVEVDPQTASVADYESDGLQDKVWAMGRMAHENIVFANDSVAYFGSDQSNGYLYKYVMASPQNVKDGNLYVLRIGNLTQLLGTTPVPLTGSWIQIPNSSIADRNNCIANTISAGATNFYYIEDVDVDPISGDVFFSSKYTTAPGAVYRFTDMTDSVNNFKIFVANDYPYTIISETDTQTVIIDLGMDNLTFDDKGNLYMLQDGGQNHIWFATHDHIHDSLNKINVFLKTPAGSEPTGMTFTPDYNYAFLSIQHPTSAITQLDEFDSTKYWNKSTAIAISRKELLGLDDQNHLFIVVENDTIYNNDTIYYQNHPINTSIGKYVNMYNSGSSFINITHIIEGSNQAFNLINNPSYIIAPDSSKKMLLILTPPTEGTYTNSYSIISNDNINPFVFHVSGNAINNAGIDMLGELDTKVFPNPSRDKFYVSTPDKCHFLCYDMSSKLILSKELNEGTNEISTLKWKSGTYLIKIFSETTSHTERIVIY, from the coding sequence ATGGGAAAGGTAAAGTTCATACTTGCATATGTAATGATGCTAAGTGTTAATCAATTGTACTCACAACTAAATTTGGGATGTGATCCGGCAGATAGTTTACACTTTTCGTGTTTTCCGGGATTGTTTTCAGAAAATCAAGGAAATGAGATGGTTATTCCGACAACACATGCTTTTCAATTTATCGCACAAGACAATGACCCTCTATTAAATGGTACACAAGTGATGGGTAGTTATTTTGATTTCACCTGTTTTGTACCTATTAATGGTTCTTCAACACACGGCTATTTAACAGTAAACCACGAAACGACAACTGGTAAAATGAGTGTTCTAGAAATAGAATTAGATTCTATAGATAATCAATGGGATATTTTATATGGTCAATTAGTTGATTTTACCAATTCAGGAATTTCAGGAACATCAAGACCTTGTTCTGGTACGCTTAGTCCTTGGGGAACGGTTTTTTTTGGTGAAGAAGTTTCTAATTCAACCACTGACAATAATGGGGATGGTTACTTGGATTATGGATGGATAGTAGAAGTTGATCCTCAAACTGCTTCTGTAGCGGATTACGAAAGTGATGGATTACAAGATAAAGTGTGGGCAATGGGAAGAATGGCACATGAAAATATAGTATTTGCTAATGACTCCGTGGCATATTTTGGAAGCGATCAATCAAATGGATATTTGTATAAATATGTAATGGCCTCTCCTCAAAATGTTAAAGATGGCAATTTATATGTATTAAGAATAGGTAATCTCACCCAACTTTTAGGAACAACCCCTGTTCCACTTACGGGATCCTGGATCCAAATTCCAAACTCTTCAATCGCCGATAGAAATAATTGTATTGCCAACACAATTTCTGCAGGTGCAACGAATTTTTACTACATAGAAGATGTTGATGTTGACCCGATAAGTGGAGACGTATTCTTTTCCTCAAAATATACAACAGCTCCAGGGGCTGTCTACAGATTTACAGATATGACAGATTCTGTAAATAATTTTAAAATTTTTGTCGCTAACGATTATCCTTACACAATTATTAGTGAAACTGATACACAAACTGTAATAATTGATTTGGGTATGGACAATTTGACCTTTGATGACAAAGGTAATTTATACATGCTACAAGATGGTGGACAGAATCATATTTGGTTCGCAACCCATGACCATATACACGATTCTTTAAATAAAATTAATGTTTTTCTCAAAACACCTGCAGGATCAGAACCTACCGGTATGACTTTTACCCCCGACTATAATTATGCTTTTTTATCAATACAGCATCCAACTTCGGCAATTACGCAGCTAGATGAATTTGATTCAACAAAATACTGGAATAAGTCAACGGCAATTGCCATTTCAAGAAAAGAACTTTTGGGGCTAGATGATCAAAATCATTTGTTTATTGTAGTTGAAAATGATACCATTTATAATAATGATACTATATATTACCAAAATCATCCCATCAACACATCCATTGGTAAGTATGTAAATATGTACAATTCAGGTTCTTCCTTTATAAATATTACCCATATTATCGAAGGCTCCAATCAAGCATTTAATCTGATTAACAACCCTTCATATATTATAGCACCTGACAGCAGCAAAAAAATGCTGTTGATATTGACCCCACCAACTGAGGGAACTTATACAAACTCCTATTCCATTATTTCCAATGACAATATTAATCCTTTTGTTTTTCATGTTAGTGGAAATGCAATTAACAATGCAGGAATTGATATGTTAGGCGAATTAGACACTAAAGTATTCCCTAATCCTTCCAGAGATAAGTTCTATGTTTCTACTCCTGATAAATGCCATTTTTTATGCTACGATATGAGCAGCAAATTGATCCTGTCAAAAGAACTCAATGAAGGAACAAATGAAATTTCTACCCTCAAATGGAAAAGTGGCACCTATTTGATCAAAATTTTTAGTGAAACAACGTCACATACTGAACGAATTGTCATTTATTAA
- a CDS encoding single-stranded DNA-binding protein codes for MKNLRNKVQLIGHLGQAPEIISFENGNKLAKVRLATNEFYKNAKGEKVQETQWHSLFCWGPKADIFEKFVKKGQEIAVEGKLITRSYETKDGEKRYRTEVQVEDLLLLGSKEA; via the coding sequence ATGAAAAATTTAAGAAACAAAGTACAATTGATTGGACACCTAGGACAAGCACCTGAAATTATCTCTTTTGAAAATGGAAACAAATTGGCTAAAGTTAGGCTCGCTACTAATGAGTTTTACAAAAACGCAAAAGGTGAAAAAGTACAGGAAACTCAGTGGCACTCACTTTTCTGCTGGGGTCCGAAAGCTGACATTTTTGAAAAGTTTGTAAAAAAAGGGCAAGAGATTGCCGTTGAAGGAAAATTGATTACCAGATCTTATGAAACCAAAGACGGTGAAAAAAGATATCGTACTGAGGTACAGGTAGAGGATCTGTTGTTGTTAGGCTCAAAAGAGGCCTAA
- a CDS encoding single-stranded DNA-binding protein yields MQNLKNTINLIGRAGINPVIRTFKNGVKLAKFSLATSETVIEVNGRKVTTQWHNIVAWGKKAELVEKYIKQGQLMAVDGKLINRIYFDASGNQRKLTEIQVNEILLINPNNDKKQQTVVKKLPVQNNGASVKKAS; encoded by the coding sequence ATGCAAAATCTAAAAAATACAATCAATTTAATTGGTAGGGCCGGAATCAATCCGGTAATAAGAACTTTTAAAAATGGAGTTAAACTGGCCAAATTCTCTTTGGCAACTAGCGAAACTGTTATCGAAGTAAATGGAAGAAAAGTAACGACACAATGGCACAATATTGTTGCTTGGGGCAAAAAAGCTGAGTTAGTAGAAAAGTACATAAAGCAAGGTCAATTAATGGCTGTAGATGGTAAGCTGATTAATCGAATCTATTTTGACGCATCCGGGAATCAAAGAAAACTAACAGAAATCCAGGTGAACGAAATTCTGTTGATCAATCCAAATAATGATAAAAAACAACAAACTGTTGTCAAGAAATTACCTGTACAAAACAATGGTGCAAGTGTGAAAAAAGCGAGTTAG
- a CDS encoding four helix bundle protein, which yields MHNYKKLEIWKKGMKITSEVIQLINNLPPEHKFGLYQQILRCAVSVPSNIAEGSARKSSKEFAHYLSISLGSLFELETQLIILNDSIYEIDNKILVDVNELQKMTYAFIKRIRNSSV from the coding sequence ATGCATAATTATAAAAAATTGGAAATTTGGAAGAAAGGAATGAAAATTACTAGTGAAGTGATTCAACTTATTAATAATTTACCCCCAGAGCATAAATTTGGATTGTATCAACAAATTTTACGTTGCGCGGTTTCCGTACCATCTAATATAGCAGAAGGGTCTGCAAGAAAAAGCAGTAAAGAATTCGCTCATTATCTAAGTATCTCATTAGGGTCATTGTTTGAACTTGAAACACAGCTCATTATTTTAAATGATAGCATCTATGAGATTGACAATAAAATTCTAGTGGATGTAAATGAATTGCAAAAAATGACTTACGCATTTATTAAACGAATTAGAAATAGTAGTGTCTAG
- a CDS encoding SpoIID/LytB domain-containing protein — translation MKQLLFYIALIFSFSAQTQELKVGILRAYDLSAVRISYNEGTYNVYGDSTELTSIWSGQSIECKRSGDKIKLVKDDKTLGTFDTVYFRGVESGNSFRIRPTSPYSKKERKYKDNIMLIPSGNTEITVINEVMMENYLPGVIESEGGGGKHIEYYKVQAILSRTYVLDHLSKHRKDGFYLCDRQHCQAYHNMMRFTPDIQKAVNETAGIIMLDHQLELADGYFFANCGGQTSESDFVWNNPVPYCRSIVDTFCIRSWQANWTKKIPKSSWKNYLVQQFGYPVNDSIFGQYLYAFSQPNRKAFYIDPRLGIPLRDIRTEFKLKSTWFDCHLEGDNVVLEGKGFGHGVGLCQEGAMSMAKLGYSYEQILKFYFTDIQLFDYFHWLFLRQEEMVGL, via the coding sequence ATGAAACAACTGTTGTTTTACATAGCATTAATATTCTCATTTTCAGCTCAAACACAGGAACTGAAAGTTGGAATCTTGCGTGCATATGATTTATCAGCTGTCCGCATTTCATATAACGAAGGAACTTACAATGTTTATGGAGATTCAACTGAATTAACAAGTATATGGAGTGGTCAATCAATTGAATGTAAGAGAAGTGGAGACAAAATTAAACTTGTTAAAGACGATAAGACATTAGGAACTTTTGATACTGTTTATTTCAGAGGGGTTGAATCCGGAAATAGTTTTAGAATAAGACCAACTTCACCTTACAGCAAAAAAGAAAGGAAATACAAAGACAATATCATGCTTATTCCATCTGGGAATACAGAAATCACAGTAATCAACGAAGTGATGATGGAGAATTACCTTCCCGGTGTGATTGAGAGCGAAGGAGGTGGAGGTAAACATATCGAATATTACAAGGTGCAGGCAATTCTAAGTAGAACTTATGTTTTGGATCATTTAAGTAAGCATAGAAAAGATGGTTTTTATTTATGTGACAGACAGCATTGTCAAGCTTATCATAATATGATGCGATTTACTCCTGACATTCAAAAAGCAGTAAACGAAACCGCGGGTATCATTATGTTAGATCATCAATTGGAACTGGCTGATGGCTATTTCTTTGCCAATTGTGGAGGTCAAACTTCTGAGTCGGACTTTGTTTGGAATAACCCTGTTCCATATTGCAGAAGTATTGTAGATACTTTTTGCATTAGGTCATGGCAAGCAAACTGGACCAAGAAAATACCAAAATCAAGTTGGAAAAATTATCTGGTTCAACAATTCGGGTATCCTGTTAATGATTCCATTTTTGGGCAATACTTATACGCTTTCTCACAACCCAACAGAAAGGCCTTTTACATAGATCCCAGGTTAGGAATTCCACTTAGAGACATCCGTACTGAATTTAAACTAAAATCTACATGGTTTGATTGTCATTTAGAAGGAGACAATGTTGTGCTGGAAGGTAAGGGTTTTGGGCACGGAGTTGGTCTTTGTCAAGAAGGCGCCATGAGCATGGCCAAGCTAGGTTATTCTTATGAGCAGATACTTAAGTTTTACTTTACAGATATTCAACTTTTTGATTATTTCCATTGGCTGTTTTTGAGACAAGAGGAGATGGTTGGATTATAG
- the lpxB gene encoding lipid-A-disaccharide synthase yields MKIYIIAGEASGDLHASNLMKAILKDAPDTEFRYWGGDRMSAIQGEPVKHISDLAFMGFVEVLMNLRTILGNLDYCKKDILAFKPDRLVLVDYPGFNLRIAEFAKSKGINVHYYISPQIWAWKQKRGFKIKRFVDEMYCILPFEKEFYKKFDMEVHYVGHPLLDAIEDYKSNSPDRASFLNEHQLEDKPILALLPGSRKQEIKIKLPIMLEAAKKYDQMQVIVAGAPNLPSSFYLEIAGTQPMTWISNKTYDILLHSQAAMVTSGTATLETALFNIPQVVCYKGSNASYQIAKRLIKVPYISLVNLIMDKPCVKELIQGELTAKNIQAEMDALVVESNEKRIQMLEDYKNLAQKLGGGGASAKTAALILKD; encoded by the coding sequence TTGAAAATTTACATTATTGCAGGTGAAGCATCTGGTGATTTACATGCCAGTAACCTGATGAAAGCTATACTTAAAGATGCACCCGACACTGAGTTTAGGTATTGGGGAGGAGATCGTATGTCTGCCATACAAGGTGAGCCGGTTAAACATATCAGTGATCTTGCGTTTATGGGATTTGTTGAAGTTTTAATGAATCTAAGAACGATTCTAGGAAATCTTGATTATTGTAAGAAAGATATTTTAGCTTTTAAACCTGACAGGTTGGTTTTAGTTGATTATCCCGGTTTCAATTTAAGAATTGCTGAATTTGCAAAGTCAAAAGGAATCAACGTTCACTATTACATTTCACCACAAATTTGGGCGTGGAAACAAAAACGCGGATTTAAAATCAAACGATTTGTAGATGAAATGTATTGCATCCTGCCTTTTGAAAAAGAATTTTACAAGAAGTTTGACATGGAGGTGCATTATGTGGGGCATCCTTTGCTTGACGCTATAGAAGATTACAAAAGTAATTCACCCGATAGAGCTTCATTTTTAAATGAACACCAATTAGAGGACAAACCCATCCTGGCTCTGTTACCCGGAAGTAGGAAACAAGAAATAAAAATCAAACTTCCCATCATGTTAGAAGCGGCAAAAAAATATGATCAAATGCAAGTGATTGTTGCCGGAGCTCCTAACTTACCCTCATCTTTTTATTTAGAAATTGCAGGTACCCAACCAATGACATGGATTTCAAATAAAACTTATGACATCCTATTGCACTCTCAAGCCGCTATGGTAACATCCGGAACTGCAACTTTAGAAACTGCATTGTTTAACATTCCGCAAGTTGTTTGTTATAAAGGAAGTAATGCCTCTTATCAAATAGCCAAAAGACTGATCAAGGTACCGTACATTTCACTGGTTAATTTAATAATGGACAAGCCTTGTGTTAAGGAGTTAATTCAAGGGGAATTAACAGCTAAAAACATTCAGGCAGAAATGGATGCACTTGTAGTTGAGTCGAATGAAAAGAGAATTCAGATGTTAGAAGACTACAAAAATTTGGCTCAGAAATTAGGAGGTGGTGGTGCTTCTGCCAAAACGGCTGCACTTATTTTAAAAGATTGA
- a CDS encoding C40 family peptidase: protein MKWIMAILTVVCLQQYALAQDKKIDQLEILYDQAYYRKVLRQSNKMLADPEFDYSGLPSYYKSLALFRLADEPKWFKRHEKAIPEAIEAYKVFAEHGSYEDYVHAHYYELAAFKHFLNGFGKKMSDLGYKENADLVFDFKMEYLLNIKAKSESQKPDENDPLVNTDNVSNSQRDQIVAYAKTLIGIKYVWAGSDEKGFDCSGFTSYVMKKYGILLSRTASGQMAEAKKVKVGSADKADLVFFGPGANITHVGMVVSEKGKPLTMIHASTSKGVIITNVEESTYWKPKLKSAGSYLS from the coding sequence ATGAAGTGGATAATGGCCATATTAACAGTTGTTTGCTTACAACAATATGCCCTTGCGCAGGATAAGAAAATAGACCAATTAGAAATTCTCTATGATCAGGCCTATTACAGGAAAGTACTGCGTCAGTCTAACAAAATGTTGGCTGATCCTGAATTTGATTATAGCGGTTTACCTTCTTATTATAAGTCTCTTGCATTATTTAGATTGGCAGATGAACCAAAATGGTTTAAAAGACATGAAAAGGCTATTCCTGAAGCAATAGAGGCGTATAAAGTTTTTGCTGAACACGGTTCTTATGAAGATTATGTTCATGCTCATTACTATGAATTGGCTGCATTTAAGCATTTTTTGAATGGTTTTGGCAAGAAAATGAGCGATTTAGGTTATAAGGAAAATGCTGATTTAGTTTTTGATTTTAAAATGGAATATCTTTTAAATATCAAGGCTAAATCTGAATCGCAAAAACCTGATGAAAATGATCCTTTAGTAAATACTGACAATGTAAGTAATAGTCAAAGAGATCAAATAGTTGCCTATGCAAAAACACTTATTGGCATTAAGTACGTTTGGGCCGGATCAGATGAAAAAGGTTTTGATTGTTCAGGCTTCACAAGTTATGTGATGAAGAAATATGGAATTCTGCTTTCAAGAACTGCTTCCGGTCAAATGGCAGAAGCTAAAAAAGTAAAAGTAGGAAGCGCAGATAAGGCTGATTTGGTGTTTTTTGGTCCTGGAGCCAATATTACTCATGTTGGAATGGTAGTGAGCGAAAAAGGAAAACCGCTTACCATGATTCATGCATCTACTAGCAAAGGAGTAATCATTACAAATGTGGAGGAATCTACATACTGGAAGCCAAAATTGAAAAGTGCCGGAAGCTATTTGAGCTAA
- a CDS encoding outer membrane beta-barrel protein: MKHTLAIILVVLSSISFGQQLRVTGILAADDLSAKLGQITIHSLPDSSLRKGTYIDSSNFSLLMDRNGGTEFYAKLKLDGYSDTIINFSTSDSIHNLGMIVMSKNLELETFEFVYRQPTFERTMDGIKVNVEGTTLETMDNLFEILKASPKLSSPDDESIEIIGKGVPLILVDRQPILTNDELKAIPAEMVEKIEIITNPSAKYRTQGRGSGVIEVYTKNFRLQGYNMNVSGNGGINTQLKPTGRLGIGLSLKKKKFSMNMYASGNYRSSNSFGSTTTEIFDTTNRTTTSNYTDENQSIWQHFSIKSAYQINDKQKITAGVNGGGSIYKSISESNKMYFEGDELQTTNDKLGSDGFTWLNSSAFLNYTVETDTFNSNFEVNLNYQYKIREGKATFYNDFIDTTGAVFKNDIQNQNRNRPNVTEVRVTYEHVFDTSGWKLSGGGAYSIILNGMRFDQSNLIDDQWVNDPVYSNSYDYIEQNGSAFLETTKNWDKVSLRAGVTAEYTDLNGFSNSLNKQFIDSNYVMLFPSGSIMINPKDNFSMTLRYSSGIDRPSFSNYDPFVRIQDSLNISYGNPYLRPSVYHSTGVSFDFFNAYSLSVDYSYNHRPTSQLTFIDSNFVSNSTPWNSDNDQSLNVYISAPVKTKWMSGWNSLWMTYTMTQFTPEFQRADISYLTFGLWSNLNFYLPGDFTLTNRLHASRWGSENFLGNFRASWSMRLTKKLLDNNLRIFVEVQDIVPPKNKNYNYANNYTSYTEAQYAFTSFRLGIYYKFGRLRSEAQIQESKSNQSGRI; this comes from the coding sequence ATGAAACATACACTAGCCATTATATTAGTTGTGCTTTCGTCTATTTCATTCGGACAGCAACTGAGAGTAACAGGGATTTTAGCTGCAGATGATCTTTCTGCCAAACTGGGTCAAATAACAATACACTCATTACCGGATTCATCACTAAGAAAAGGAACCTACATTGATAGTTCAAATTTTTCTTTATTAATGGACAGAAATGGTGGTACAGAATTTTATGCTAAACTAAAATTAGACGGTTATTCTGATACCATTATCAACTTCTCAACATCTGATTCAATCCACAATCTGGGAATGATTGTAATGAGTAAAAATCTTGAACTGGAAACTTTTGAATTTGTTTACAGACAGCCAACTTTTGAAAGAACCATGGATGGGATTAAAGTCAATGTTGAAGGAACAACTTTAGAAACCATGGATAACCTTTTTGAGATTCTAAAAGCATCCCCTAAGTTAAGTTCACCGGATGACGAGTCGATTGAAATAATTGGAAAAGGTGTTCCGCTTATTTTAGTGGATAGACAACCTATCCTAACCAATGACGAATTAAAAGCAATTCCGGCTGAGATGGTGGAGAAAATTGAAATCATTACCAATCCATCTGCAAAGTATAGAACACAGGGCAGAGGTAGTGGAGTAATTGAAGTCTATACCAAGAATTTTAGATTACAGGGATATAACATGAATGTCTCAGGTAATGGAGGTATCAATACACAGTTAAAGCCTACAGGTAGACTAGGAATTGGATTGAGCTTAAAAAAGAAGAAATTCAGCATGAATATGTATGCAAGTGGAAATTACAGATCAAGTAATTCTTTTGGAAGTACCACTACCGAAATTTTTGACACAACAAACAGAACAACAACTTCCAATTACACAGATGAAAATCAAAGTATCTGGCAGCACTTTAGCATCAAATCGGCTTATCAGATAAATGATAAACAAAAAATTACTGCAGGAGTAAATGGCGGAGGAAGTATATATAAGTCTATTTCAGAATCTAATAAAATGTATTTTGAAGGTGATGAGTTACAAACTACAAATGACAAGTTAGGTTCAGATGGATTTACATGGTTAAACAGTAGTGCCTTTTTAAACTATACTGTTGAAACAGATACATTCAATAGTAATTTTGAAGTTAACCTGAATTACCAGTATAAAATAAGAGAAGGTAAAGCAACTTTTTACAATGATTTTATAGATACAACTGGTGCTGTTTTTAAAAATGATATTCAAAATCAAAACAGAAACCGTCCAAATGTTACCGAAGTAAGAGTAACATATGAACACGTTTTTGATACAAGTGGATGGAAATTAAGTGGAGGTGGTGCCTACAGTATTATCTTAAACGGGATGCGTTTTGATCAATCTAATTTAATTGATGATCAATGGGTAAATGATCCGGTTTATTCTAATTCGTATGACTACATAGAGCAGAACGGATCTGCATTTTTAGAGACTACTAAAAATTGGGATAAAGTTAGCTTGCGTGCAGGTGTAACTGCTGAGTATACAGATTTGAATGGTTTCAGTAATTCACTTAATAAACAGTTTATTGATTCTAATTATGTGATGCTTTTTCCTTCTGGAAGTATCATGATTAATCCAAAGGACAATTTTAGCATGACGCTTAGATATAGTTCAGGAATTGATAGACCTTCTTTTTCAAATTATGATCCATTTGTGCGCATTCAGGATAGCTTAAATATATCATACGGAAATCCATATTTAAGACCATCAGTTTATCACTCTACAGGAGTAAGTTTTGACTTTTTTAATGCCTACAGTTTAAGTGTGGATTATTCTTATAATCACAGGCCAACATCTCAATTGACTTTTATTGATTCGAATTTTGTCAGTAACTCAACACCATGGAATTCAGATAATGATCAGTCTTTGAATGTTTATATATCTGCTCCCGTAAAAACTAAATGGATGTCAGGATGGAATTCATTGTGGATGACATATACAATGACACAATTTACTCCTGAATTTCAAAGAGCTGATATTTCTTATTTAACATTTGGTTTATGGTCTAACCTAAATTTTTACTTACCAGGTGATTTTACATTAACTAATAGATTACATGCAAGTAGATGGGGATCAGAGAACTTTTTGGGTAATTTCAGAGCAAGTTGGAGTATGCGTCTTACTAAGAAGTTACTGGACAACAACCTTAGAATTTTCGTAGAAGTGCAGGATATCGTTCCGCCTAAAAACAAGAATTATAATTACGCAAATAATTATACCAGCTACACTGAAGCGCAATATGCTTTTACTTCATTTAGATTGGGAATCTATTACAAATTTGGTAGGTTGAGAAGTGAAGCTCAAATTCAGGAATCTAAATCAAACCAGTCAGGAAGGATTTAG
- a CDS encoding sigma-70 family RNA polymerase sigma factor gives MQLTQKDIKKIKKNDSRVINELYRYSFDVLMSQVARYKINDEDRRTLLNNTFIKIIDKIDQYDLNTNYKAWIRQIMRNEIIDDFRRNKKLNETISYQEDLYGSIQMPEVEEEIASEQLEYYLNMLPPAGKMVFNLYVIDGYTSQEVCEQLDIKYETFKWHLKEARKKLRAVFKTSELNETEASERAN, from the coding sequence TTGCAGCTGACCCAAAAGGATATAAAAAAGATTAAAAAGAACGACAGTCGTGTAATTAACGAACTGTACCGATACTCTTTTGATGTACTTATGAGTCAGGTAGCCAGATATAAAATCAATGATGAAGACAGGAGAACACTGCTTAACAACACTTTTATCAAGATCATTGATAAAATAGATCAGTACGATTTAAACACCAATTACAAAGCCTGGATTCGTCAAATAATGAGAAACGAAATTATCGACGATTTCAGAAGAAATAAAAAGCTGAATGAAACCATTTCTTATCAAGAAGATCTTTATGGTTCAATTCAAATGCCGGAAGTAGAAGAAGAGATTGCAAGTGAACAATTAGAGTATTATTTAAACATGCTTCCTCCGGCGGGAAAAATGGTATTTAACCTATACGTAATTGACGGATATACAAGTCAAGAAGTATGTGAACAACTAGATATAAAATATGAAACATTTAAATGGCACTTAAAAGAAGCTAGAAAAAAACTACGTGCAGTTTTTAAAACAAGCGAATTAAACGAAACCGAAGCAAGTGAAAGAGCAAACTGA